The genomic window CCGGTAGAGGAGCTTTCTCCCCCCAGAAGGGAGGAACTGCCCGCCGGCTACGGCAGGGACGAAATCGTGGCCCTGGTGAAGGACCCCTATTGGCTGCACGCCTACTGGGAGGTCACCGCCGCCAAGCAGCAGGAGATCGGCCAACTCTTCGGCCCGGAGGCCTGGGAGCACTCCCAACCGGTTATCCGGGTCTACGACGTCACCGGGGCCCGGGAGCCCGAGGGCCGGCCTGCTCCCTATACGGATGTGGAGATCAACGACCAGGCCGAGAACTGGTATCTCTACCTGGGCCGGCCGGAACACAGCTTCTATCTGGAGCTGGGCCGCCGCCTGCCCGACGGCCGTTTCGTGGCCCTGGCCCGCTCCAACCTGGTCACCCTGCCGAGTAACGCGGCTTCGGCCATTATCGATCCCCTGTGGCCGCCGCTGGAAGAGCTGCAGGCGGGCCGGTCTCTGGCCTGGGGCCGTACCGTGGGAACCTCTCCGGCAGGCTGGGGAGTCAGCTCGGCCCTGCTGGCCGGCCGGGGGACGCGCTGATGCCCCTGGGTTACCTGGCCCTGGTCCTCCACGCCCACCTGCCCTACGTGCGGCACGTGGACCGGGACGACTGCCTGGAGGAGCGCTGGCTTTACGAGGCCCTCACCGAAAGCTACGTGCCCCTGCTGGACACCTTCCTGCGCCTGGCCGACGATCGCGTGCCTTTCTGCCTTACCGTTTCCCTCAGTCCGCCGCTGTTGAACATGCTCCTGGATCCCCTGCTCCAAACGCGCTACCTCAATCACCTGGCGCGGATGATGGAACTGGCCGACAAGGAAGTATTCCGCACCCGTCACCAGCCGGCCTTCGCTCCTCTGGCCCGCATGTACCGCGACCGGCTCCGGCGGGTCTGCCACCTCTACCACGAGGTCTACCGGGATAACCTCATCACCGGCTTCCGGGAGCTGGCCGACCGGGGATATCTGGAGCTGGTTACCTGCGCCGCCACCCACGCCTACCTGCCCCTGATAGGGCTGCAGCGCGAGGTGGTGCGGGCCCAGGTAAGGATCGCGGCC from Clostridia bacterium includes these protein-coding regions:
- a CDS encoding DUF4912 domain-containing protein, which codes for MIWILLLGGILLLLLIAFLYLPRARKSRPPVPVEELSPPRREELPAGYGRDEIVALVKDPYWLHAYWEVTAAKQQEIGQLFGPEAWEHSQPVIRVYDVTGAREPEGRPAPYTDVEINDQAENWYLYLGRPEHSFYLELGRRLPDGRFVALARSNLVTLPSNAASAIIDPLWPPLEELQAGRSLAWGRTVGTSPAGWGVSSALLAGRGTR